From a single Microbacterium murale genomic region:
- a CDS encoding GNAT family N-acetyltransferase yields MLELIQIDPFDGSAVNLWWDIYASAERADRGAATAVWTRNESQHELQQATETIDRRAYLARIDGEIVAGGRLALPLRDNTRVATLGVHVAPDLRRQGIGTAVLTALEAEARSAGRDVLKASASWPWSAGDDGAGVPGREFARRHGYALALGDVQSRLRLPVSAAHLAALSAEASAHSGEFTLRSWIGSVPQQVVSGWAELDAAVDTEAPVGDLEIEQATVDVGEIRRSETLLARQNRRSFGTVACDRTGRVVAFTQLVVSGDDGNAYQWGTLVRREARGHRLGMAVKIANLRTLQEHASGVRAVYTYNAGVNEHMLAINRSLGFAPSEFMAELQKRLA; encoded by the coding sequence ATGCTCGAACTCATCCAGATCGACCCGTTCGACGGTTCCGCGGTGAATCTGTGGTGGGACATCTACGCCAGCGCCGAGCGCGCAGACCGCGGCGCTGCGACTGCGGTGTGGACGCGCAACGAATCGCAGCATGAACTGCAGCAGGCCACCGAGACGATCGACCGCCGTGCCTACCTGGCTCGAATCGACGGTGAGATCGTCGCGGGCGGTCGACTCGCACTCCCCCTGCGCGACAACACCCGGGTGGCGACGCTCGGCGTGCACGTCGCGCCCGACCTCCGGCGCCAAGGCATCGGCACGGCCGTGCTCACGGCGCTCGAAGCCGAGGCTCGCAGCGCAGGTCGAGACGTCCTCAAGGCGAGCGCATCCTGGCCCTGGAGCGCAGGCGACGACGGCGCGGGCGTTCCAGGTCGCGAGTTCGCGCGGCGCCACGGCTATGCACTGGCACTCGGGGATGTGCAGAGCCGCCTGCGGCTGCCGGTCTCAGCCGCGCATCTCGCCGCACTCAGCGCAGAAGCATCCGCCCATTCAGGGGAATTCACGCTGCGATCCTGGATCGGCAGCGTGCCCCAACAGGTCGTCAGCGGATGGGCCGAGCTCGACGCCGCCGTCGACACCGAGGCGCCTGTCGGCGATCTCGAGATCGAGCAGGCCACGGTCGACGTCGGCGAGATCCGCAGGAGCGAAACGCTGCTCGCGCGGCAGAACCGGCGCAGCTTCGGCACCGTCGCCTGCGACCGCACCGGCCGTGTCGTCGCGTTCACGCAGCTGGTCGTGTCCGGCGACGACGGGAACGCGTACCAATGGGGCACTCTCGTGCGGCGGGAGGCCCGCGGCCATCGACTGGGCATGGCCGTCAAGATCGCCAATCTGCGGACCCTGCAAGAGCACGCCTCCGGCGTACGCGCGGTCTACACGTACAACGCCGGCGTCAACGAGCACATGCTCGCCATCAACCGCAGTCTGGGCTTCGCCCCTTCCGAATTTATGGCCGAGCTGCAGAAGCGACTGGCCTGA
- a CDS encoding PadR family transcriptional regulator, with protein MNETLDTHLQELRRGTVVLACLQLLRTAGYGYALLEELERRGFATDANTLYPLLRRLEKQEYLTSEWNTDEARPRKFYRTSDAGTRLADTLTQEWLALTTAIATLTEEDN; from the coding sequence ATGAACGAAACCCTCGACACGCACCTGCAGGAGCTGCGGCGCGGCACGGTCGTGCTCGCCTGTCTGCAACTGCTGCGCACGGCGGGATACGGGTACGCGCTGCTCGAAGAACTCGAGCGCCGCGGATTCGCCACCGACGCGAACACGCTGTACCCGCTGCTTCGTCGTCTGGAGAAGCAGGAGTACCTGACCAGCGAGTGGAACACCGACGAGGCTCGTCCTCGCAAGTTCTACCGCACCTCGGACGCCGGCACCCGGCTCGCCGACACACTCACCCAGGAGTGGCTCGCGCTCACCACTGCGATCGCCACGCTCACAGAAGAGGACAACTGA
- a CDS encoding permease prefix domain 1-containing protein, with amino-acid sequence MTTPTTSSLTERYISATIRSLRPEAQSDVRAELEASIEDAIDARLDQGDSPEDAERAVLTGLGDPGILAAGYADRPLHLIGPRYYLAWWRLLKLLLIIVPVCAVVGVAIAQAVNGASVGEIIGASIAVALSVIVHICFWVTLIFFVLERVGADTGLKWDVDQLPEPMQNGAGRQDAIASLVFLVIGVGAVFWDAFIGFFPTGGEHIPLLNPGLWPWGIAVFFALIVAEALLSVAVYAKRRWTVGAAVINTLLAVGFAVWSLTLLVRGELINPEFLSFVFTDNGVKGDTMQVLTVVTGFCLAAFPVWDIVDGWTKTARASRA; translated from the coding sequence ATGACAACGCCCACGACCTCCTCGCTCACCGAGCGCTACATCAGCGCCACGATCCGCAGCCTCAGGCCAGAGGCGCAGTCGGACGTCCGGGCGGAGCTCGAGGCGTCGATCGAGGATGCGATCGACGCGCGGCTCGACCAGGGCGATTCTCCGGAAGACGCCGAGCGCGCGGTGCTCACCGGCCTCGGCGACCCCGGAATCCTCGCCGCCGGATACGCCGACCGTCCGCTGCACCTCATCGGCCCGCGGTATTACCTCGCGTGGTGGCGTCTGCTGAAGCTCCTGCTGATCATCGTGCCCGTCTGCGCGGTGGTGGGTGTGGCGATCGCGCAGGCGGTGAATGGGGCATCGGTCGGCGAGATCATCGGCGCCTCGATCGCCGTCGCGCTCTCGGTCATCGTCCATATCTGCTTCTGGGTGACTCTGATCTTCTTCGTGCTCGAGCGCGTGGGCGCCGACACCGGGCTGAAGTGGGACGTCGACCAGCTGCCTGAGCCGATGCAGAACGGTGCCGGACGGCAGGATGCCATCGCGTCGCTCGTGTTCCTGGTGATCGGTGTGGGCGCGGTGTTCTGGGACGCCTTCATCGGGTTCTTCCCGACGGGCGGCGAACACATCCCGCTGCTGAACCCGGGGCTGTGGCCGTGGGGGATCGCGGTCTTCTTCGCGCTGATCGTCGCCGAGGCGCTGTTGTCCGTCGCCGTCTACGCGAAGCGGCGGTGGACGGTCGGCGCAGCCGTGATCAACACTCTGCTGGCGGTGGGCTTCGCCGTCTGGTCGCTCACGCTTCTCGTTCGCGGCGAACTGATCAACCCTGAGTTCCTGAGCTTCGTGTTCACCGACAACGGGGTCAAGGGGGACACCATGCAGGTCCTCACAGTCGTCACCGGCTTCTGCCTCGCCGCCTTCCCGGTGTGGGACATTGTGGACGGCTGGACCAAGACGGCGCGGGCGAGCCGCGCCTGA
- a CDS encoding 1,4-dihydroxy-2-naphthoyl-CoA synthase, which translates to MATASVSDLFDPAEWVPAPGAEDYTDITAHVTHDGGVARIAFDRPEVRNAFRPHTVDELYRALDIARQDPKIGAVLLTGNGPSAKDGGWAFCSGGDQRIRGRDGYKYSEDETTVADPARAGRLHILEVQRLIRFMPKVVIAVVPGWAAGGGHSLHVVCDLTVASAEHGRFKQTDADVGSFDAGYGSAYMARQTGQKIAREVFFLAEEYSAQRAYEMGAVNRVVPHAELEREALQMARTVLTKSPTAIRMLKFAFNAVDDGLVGQQVFAGEATRLAYGTDEAVEGRDSFLEKRDPDWTSFPWHF; encoded by the coding sequence GTGGCCACTGCATCCGTCTCCGACCTGTTCGATCCCGCCGAATGGGTGCCAGCGCCCGGCGCCGAGGATTACACCGACATCACCGCGCACGTCACGCACGACGGCGGCGTCGCCCGGATCGCGTTCGACCGGCCCGAGGTGCGCAACGCCTTCCGGCCGCACACCGTGGACGAGTTGTATCGGGCACTGGACATCGCGCGCCAGGATCCGAAGATCGGCGCCGTGCTGCTCACAGGCAACGGGCCGAGCGCGAAGGACGGCGGATGGGCGTTCTGCTCCGGGGGTGACCAGCGCATCCGTGGCCGCGACGGCTACAAGTACTCCGAGGACGAGACCACCGTCGCGGATCCCGCGCGAGCCGGACGCCTGCACATCCTCGAGGTGCAAAGACTGATCCGATTCATGCCCAAGGTCGTCATCGCTGTGGTCCCGGGATGGGCGGCAGGCGGCGGGCATTCGCTGCACGTGGTGTGCGACCTGACCGTGGCCAGTGCAGAGCATGGCAGGTTCAAGCAGACGGATGCCGACGTCGGCAGCTTCGACGCCGGCTACGGCTCGGCGTACATGGCCAGGCAGACCGGGCAGAAGATCGCCCGCGAGGTGTTCTTCCTCGCGGAGGAGTACTCCGCGCAGCGCGCCTACGAAATGGGTGCGGTGAACCGCGTGGTGCCGCATGCCGAGCTCGAGCGCGAGGCGCTGCAGATGGCGCGAACGGTGCTGACGAAGTCGCCCACGGCGATCCGGATGCTCAAGTTCGCGTTCAACGCGGTGGATGACGGCCTGGTCGGCCAGCAGGTGTTCGCCGGCGAGGCGACTCGACTGGCGTACGGCACGGATGAGGCCGTGGAGGGACGCGATTCATTCCTCGAGAAACGCGACCCCGACTGGACGTCATTTCCTTGGCACTTCTGA
- a CDS encoding AMP-binding protein: MTRLIATSADDAAQLQQDLARALDGGPALGLGMLALGMSDDEAETVDEGTAVVIGTSGSSGIPKRVVLSAEALRAGAEATASRIGSGNWLLALPAGYVAGLQVLARSILSGTTPVVLETGFSARSFAEATLPMLRGRGEQLFTSLVPAQVATLLDAAIEDTTVHAALQAYSAILVGGQALPEPVRERAAELGVHLVRTYGSTETSGGCVYDGVPLETVAVKTVDGELRIAGPMLADGYLGDPVLTDTTFVRDEHGIRWYRTGDLGIIEDGVVRVHGRADNVIVSGGVNISLDRVERIVRGIPGLTSAVVVGVEDERWGEASVIVAERGEVLRRSEPEQLEHAREVVAEELGKPARPARMIIVDEIATLSSGKPDREAIRRLAAELR, from the coding sequence ATGACACGACTCATCGCCACTTCGGCCGACGACGCGGCTCAGCTGCAGCAGGATCTCGCTCGGGCGCTTGACGGCGGCCCGGCGCTGGGGCTCGGGATGCTGGCCCTCGGGATGTCCGACGACGAGGCGGAGACCGTCGACGAAGGCACCGCCGTCGTGATCGGGACCTCCGGATCGAGTGGCATCCCGAAGCGCGTCGTGCTGAGCGCAGAGGCGCTGCGGGCGGGAGCCGAAGCCACGGCCAGTCGCATCGGCTCCGGCAACTGGCTGCTCGCGCTGCCGGCCGGATACGTCGCGGGTCTCCAGGTGCTCGCTCGCTCGATCCTCTCGGGAACCACGCCGGTGGTGCTGGAGACAGGGTTCTCGGCCCGGAGTTTCGCCGAGGCGACGCTGCCGATGCTGCGAGGTCGCGGCGAGCAGCTGTTCACGTCGCTCGTACCCGCGCAGGTCGCCACCCTCCTCGACGCGGCGATCGAGGACACGACCGTCCACGCGGCGCTTCAGGCGTACTCCGCGATCCTCGTCGGAGGTCAGGCGCTCCCGGAGCCGGTGCGGGAACGCGCCGCAGAGCTCGGCGTGCACCTCGTGCGCACATACGGCTCGACCGAGACGAGTGGTGGGTGCGTGTACGACGGCGTGCCGCTCGAGACGGTCGCGGTGAAGACCGTGGACGGCGAGCTGCGCATCGCCGGGCCCATGCTCGCCGACGGATACCTCGGGGATCCGGTGCTCACCGACACCACATTCGTGCGCGACGAGCACGGCATCCGCTGGTATCGAACCGGCGACCTCGGCATCATCGAAGACGGCGTCGTGAGAGTGCACGGCCGCGCCGACAACGTGATCGTCTCCGGTGGCGTCAACATCTCACTCGACAGGGTCGAGCGAATCGTCCGCGGCATCCCGGGTCTCACGAGCGCAGTCGTTGTCGGTGTCGAGGACGAGCGGTGGGGCGAAGCATCCGTCATCGTCGCCGAGCGAGGTGAGGTGCTCAGACGCAGTGAGCCCGAGCAGCTCGAACATGCGCGCGAGGTGGTCGCGGAAGAACTGGGCAAGCCCGCCCGTCCTGCGCGCATGATCATCGTCGACGAGATCGCGACGCTGAGCTCAGGAAAGCCCGACCGCGAGGCGATCCGACGCCTGGCCGCCGAGCTGCGTTGA
- a CDS encoding class I SAM-dependent methyltransferase, with protein MATYTHGHHESVLRSHSNRTIANSAEYLRPHLHPDARLLDVGAGPGTITMDFAQHVAHVTATEIGEPELALSQQLATVQGVSNIAFSVEDAHALSFADDSFDIVHTHQVLQHVADPVLALREMRRVTKPGGLVAARDADYAGFIWFPLAPELDEWLQLYRAAARANGGEPDAGRRLLSWARAAGFEDVATTASTWCYATPDERAWWGGMWADRIVESALARQLVDDGFATTADLQRISRAWRTWSDAADGWYLVPHGEILARA; from the coding sequence ATGGCCACCTACACACACGGGCATCACGAATCGGTGCTGCGCTCGCACAGCAACCGCACCATCGCGAACTCTGCGGAGTACCTGCGCCCTCACCTGCACCCCGATGCGCGACTGCTCGATGTCGGCGCGGGACCCGGCACGATCACGATGGATTTCGCGCAGCACGTCGCCCACGTCACCGCGACCGAGATCGGCGAGCCGGAGCTCGCGCTGTCCCAGCAGCTCGCGACAGTGCAGGGCGTGTCGAACATCGCTTTCTCTGTCGAGGATGCGCACGCGCTGAGCTTCGCAGACGACAGCTTCGACATCGTGCACACCCACCAGGTGCTGCAGCACGTCGCCGACCCGGTGCTCGCGCTTCGCGAGATGCGGAGGGTCACGAAGCCGGGCGGACTGGTCGCCGCGCGCGATGCGGATTACGCCGGATTCATCTGGTTCCCGCTGGCACCGGAACTCGACGAGTGGCTGCAGCTGTACCGAGCCGCAGCGCGTGCGAACGGTGGAGAACCGGATGCCGGACGCCGACTGCTCTCGTGGGCTCGGGCCGCCGGGTTCGAGGATGTCGCAACGACTGCGTCCACGTGGTGCTACGCGACGCCAGACGAGCGTGCATGGTGGGGCGGCATGTGGGCGGACCGCATCGTCGAATCGGCGCTCGCGCGCCAGCTCGTCGACGACGGCTTCGCGACGACGGCTGATCTGCAGCGCATCAGCCGAGCCTGGCGCACCTGGTCGGACGCCGCCGACGGATGGTATCTCGTGCCGCACGGCGAGATACTGGCGCGCGCCTGA
- a CDS encoding sensor histidine kinase, translating to MIRPLSRTSLILDIIGAFVLFAVFTPTSVVFYAPGNLSSTVPEAVGIGGLVVAAVLQCGAVAIGRLAPGIALAVAWLGAIVQMAAGLGPLPINVAILGVLYATAAWGTTRVFWAGLVSAFVGGIVSATYISFTNGQFFSAGIPSTVATFVLLAFMSILALGSPWLGGFGWRMVLRWRVSRAAQALAEIATAEEQERVRIARDMHDVVAHSLAVIVAQSDGARYAAASDPQVATEALGTISQTARSALSDVRMLLTQLRHRQGDGPQPTIADLEQLFAQVRQAGVEPRVTVDPMPPGEPPGAIQLAVYRILQEALTNAIRHGAGRVVDIRLAWLADRVEVEVRNEIAPAPVLGASGGHGLVGMRERAQLVGGSLTTGRDGEEFVVTATLPIGAAQEMPVATGGDA from the coding sequence GTGATCCGTCCGCTGTCCCGCACTTCGCTCATCCTCGACATCATCGGGGCGTTCGTGCTGTTCGCGGTGTTCACACCGACATCCGTGGTGTTCTATGCACCAGGAAACCTCAGTTCCACGGTTCCTGAGGCCGTGGGCATCGGCGGGCTCGTCGTCGCTGCGGTGCTGCAGTGCGGCGCGGTCGCGATCGGGCGGCTCGCGCCGGGCATAGCGCTGGCCGTCGCCTGGCTCGGCGCTATCGTGCAGATGGCCGCCGGCCTCGGTCCTCTTCCGATCAACGTCGCGATTCTCGGCGTGCTGTACGCGACCGCCGCCTGGGGCACGACGCGCGTCTTCTGGGCCGGTCTCGTCTCAGCGTTCGTCGGCGGCATCGTCTCCGCGACGTACATCAGCTTCACCAACGGCCAGTTCTTCTCGGCCGGAATCCCCAGCACGGTCGCCACCTTCGTGCTGCTCGCGTTCATGAGCATCCTCGCCCTCGGCTCGCCGTGGCTGGGAGGTTTCGGGTGGCGGATGGTGCTGCGCTGGCGTGTCAGCCGCGCCGCTCAGGCTCTGGCCGAGATCGCCACGGCAGAAGAGCAGGAGCGCGTGCGCATCGCCCGCGACATGCATGATGTCGTCGCGCATTCACTTGCCGTGATCGTGGCGCAGTCCGATGGGGCGCGCTACGCCGCGGCCTCCGATCCGCAGGTGGCGACCGAGGCGTTGGGCACGATCTCGCAGACCGCCCGCTCCGCGCTTTCCGATGTGCGGATGCTGCTCACCCAGCTGCGTCACCGCCAGGGAGACGGACCTCAGCCCACCATCGCCGACCTCGAGCAGCTGTTCGCGCAGGTGCGGCAGGCGGGCGTCGAGCCCCGGGTGACGGTCGACCCCATGCCGCCGGGTGAGCCCCCTGGAGCGATTCAGCTCGCCGTTTACCGCATCCTGCAGGAGGCACTGACCAACGCCATCCGGCACGGTGCGGGCCGGGTCGTCGACATCCGCCTGGCATGGTTGGCTGATCGGGTCGAGGTAGAGGTGCGCAACGAGATCGCTCCGGCACCGGTGCTGGGTGCATCCGGCGGGCACGGCCTGGTCGGAATGCGAGAGCGTGCCCAGCTCGTCGGCGGCTCGCTCACCACAGGGCGGGACGGCGAGGAGTTCGTCGTCACTGCGACGCTGCCGATCGGAGCCGCGCAGGAGATGCCGGTCGCAACTGGAGGAGATGCATGA
- a CDS encoding response regulator — translation MIRVLLVDDQALFRAGIRMLVSSQPDMDVVAEAGNGQEALAAVAQAAPDVVLMDIRMPVMDGLTATAELLKTPDAPKVVMLTTFDLDEAAARAIRQGASGFLLKDAEPEFLLAAIRTVHSGSNVIAASATRELFAHFTEAAKPVPAAYTSLTDREREIFALAARGLSNSEIAGREFLSEATVKTHISRILTKLALRDRVQLVVFAFEHGLN, via the coding sequence ATGATCCGCGTGCTGTTGGTCGATGACCAGGCGCTGTTCCGCGCCGGCATTCGGATGCTGGTGTCATCACAACCCGATATGGACGTCGTCGCGGAGGCGGGCAACGGTCAGGAAGCGCTCGCCGCGGTCGCGCAGGCTGCGCCTGACGTCGTGCTGATGGACATTCGGATGCCGGTGATGGACGGGCTGACTGCAACGGCGGAGCTGCTGAAGACGCCGGACGCACCGAAGGTCGTGATGCTCACGACGTTCGACCTCGACGAAGCCGCGGCGCGTGCGATCCGACAGGGAGCGAGCGGGTTCCTGCTGAAGGATGCCGAGCCGGAGTTCCTGCTCGCGGCGATCCGTACCGTGCATTCCGGGTCGAACGTGATCGCAGCATCCGCCACCCGCGAGCTGTTCGCGCACTTCACTGAGGCGGCGAAGCCGGTGCCCGCCGCGTACACCTCGCTGACCGACCGCGAGAGGGAGATCTTCGCGCTCGCAGCACGCGGACTTTCCAACTCGGAGATCGCAGGGCGGGAGTTCCTCAGCGAGGCGACCGTGAAGACGCACATCAGCCGCATCCTCACCAAGCTCGCACTGCGCGACAGGGTCCAGCTCGTGGTGTTCGCGTTCGAGCACGGGCTGAACTGA
- a CDS encoding ABC transporter ATP-binding protein, with translation MEITTTDLGLAARVQHLTKAYGTGESAVTALDDISVGIRRGQFTAIMGPSGSGKSTLMHIMAGLDAPTEGRAWIGDTEITGLGDLDLTILRRRRVGFIFQSFNLVPTLDAIGNILLPFELDGRRPSAIERARIDGLVDTLGLGARLRHRPHELSGGQQQRVAIARALATAPDLVFADEPTGNLDSASGREVLQLLSTASSEHGQSIAMVTHDAIAASHADRVLYLGDGRIVADHPRQSAEQIAAYMLAAEVAA, from the coding sequence ATGGAGATCACGACCACAGACCTCGGGCTCGCAGCCCGTGTGCAGCACCTCACGAAGGCCTACGGCACCGGAGAGAGCGCCGTCACGGCGCTCGACGACATCAGTGTCGGCATCCGTCGCGGACAGTTCACCGCGATCATGGGGCCGAGCGGCTCAGGCAAGTCGACGCTCATGCACATCATGGCCGGCCTCGATGCCCCGACGGAGGGCCGCGCCTGGATCGGCGACACCGAGATCACGGGTCTCGGCGACCTCGATCTCACGATCCTGCGGCGTCGCCGGGTCGGGTTCATCTTCCAGTCGTTCAACCTGGTGCCCACGCTCGACGCGATCGGCAACATCCTGCTGCCGTTCGAACTCGACGGTCGTCGGCCCAGCGCGATCGAACGCGCCAGGATCGACGGTCTCGTCGACACGCTCGGTCTCGGTGCGCGACTGCGCCACCGCCCGCACGAGCTCTCCGGCGGACAGCAGCAGCGAGTGGCGATCGCACGCGCGCTCGCCACAGCCCCCGACCTCGTCTTCGCGGATGAGCCCACCGGCAATCTCGACTCCGCCAGCGGGCGCGAGGTGCTGCAGCTGCTGTCCACCGCGAGCAGTGAGCACGGTCAGTCCATCGCCATGGTCACGCACGACGCGATCGCCGCCAGCCACGCCGATCGGGTGCTGTACCTGGGCGACGGCCGCATCGTCGCCGACCACCCCCGTCAGAGCGCCGAGCAGATCGCAGCCTACATGCTCGCAGCCGAGGTGGCCGCATGA
- a CDS encoding ABC transporter permease, whose protein sequence is MSAVTAVVSDTAATGPRLTWLRDRGMDASILVAALSSAFGVVLVEATVYIGAMLRADPYIGDSGTLAVVVAMLSVLLIGVALYVAAIVTANTFSTVIAGRTRHIALVRLIGGSARSQRAEVARQGLIVGALGTIIGLVAGLLVAWAGVTVADRMLGQVPGFTLMQPTVLIPALGVALTTWVAAWVGSRRVLTVTPLQAISGSVERSHEDAARRPTRHVGALLLLIAGAALLVFGVIVGLVTPLGVVVAFFGGLLSFTGLSLGAVLVMPPVLRVVGKLFGRSATARLAAENALRYPERSSRMTIGVVMGVTLVTMFAVALESVKALLAKAAGGELDSEFALIMDSFAAVMMVLVGISAVIAAVGLVNLLTIGVVQRRRELGLLRAIGLSNGQVRRMILLEALHITIAATVTGLALGVLYGWIAAQSLLGSVRMPPNFDTAGLVAPAVPWIPVVVIVVATAVLTLVAAATPTRLATRVAPVEALAVD, encoded by the coding sequence ATGAGCGCCGTGACCGCCGTCGTCTCCGACACGGCCGCGACGGGCCCTCGCCTCACCTGGCTGCGCGACCGCGGCATGGACGCCAGCATCCTGGTCGCCGCACTCTCGTCGGCGTTCGGCGTGGTGCTCGTCGAGGCGACCGTGTACATCGGTGCGATGCTGCGGGCGGACCCGTACATCGGAGACAGCGGAACGCTTGCTGTCGTGGTCGCCATGCTGTCGGTGCTGCTGATCGGCGTCGCACTCTACGTCGCGGCGATCGTCACTGCCAATACATTCTCGACCGTCATCGCCGGGCGGACTCGGCACATCGCCCTGGTTCGATTGATCGGCGGCAGCGCGCGCTCCCAGCGCGCCGAGGTCGCGCGTCAAGGGCTGATCGTGGGTGCGTTGGGCACGATCATCGGCCTCGTTGCGGGATTGCTCGTCGCCTGGGCCGGGGTCACGGTCGCCGATCGGATGCTGGGTCAGGTGCCAGGGTTCACACTGATGCAGCCGACGGTCCTGATCCCGGCGCTCGGTGTCGCGTTGACGACGTGGGTCGCGGCCTGGGTCGGATCGAGGCGCGTGCTCACAGTGACGCCTCTGCAGGCGATCTCCGGCTCGGTGGAGCGCTCGCACGAGGATGCGGCTCGGCGCCCCACGCGTCACGTCGGCGCGCTGCTTCTGCTGATCGCCGGTGCAGCGCTGCTGGTGTTCGGGGTGATCGTCGGCCTGGTCACGCCGCTGGGCGTGGTCGTGGCGTTCTTCGGCGGGCTGCTGTCATTCACCGGTCTGTCGCTCGGTGCCGTGCTGGTGATGCCGCCGGTGCTGCGCGTGGTCGGGAAGCTCTTCGGCCGTTCGGCGACGGCGCGCCTCGCGGCGGAGAACGCCCTGCGGTACCCGGAGCGCTCCAGCCGGATGACGATCGGCGTCGTCATGGGTGTGACACTCGTAACGATGTTCGCCGTGGCACTCGAATCGGTCAAGGCGCTGCTGGCCAAGGCTGCTGGGGGCGAACTCGATTCCGAGTTCGCGCTCATCATGGACAGTTTCGCGGCAGTGATGATGGTGCTGGTCGGCATCTCGGCGGTCATCGCCGCGGTCGGACTTGTCAACCTGCTCACGATCGGAGTGGTGCAGCGCCGTCGGGAACTCGGGCTGCTGCGGGCGATCGGCCTGTCGAACGGTCAGGTGCGGCGGATGATCCTGCTCGAGGCGCTGCACATCACGATCGCTGCTACCGTGACCGGACTCGCGCTCGGCGTGCTCTACGGCTGGATCGCAGCGCAGTCGCTTCTCGGATCGGTGCGGATGCCGCCGAACTTCGACACCGCAGGGCTCGTCGCGCCGGCCGTGCCGTGGATCCCGGTGGTCGTGATCGTCGTCGCCACCGCGGTACTGACGCTCGTGGCCGCAGCGACCCCCACGCGGCTCGCGACCAGGGTGGCTCCGGTCGAGGCGCTGGCAGTGGACTGA
- a CDS encoding 2-phosphosulfolactate phosphatase, producing MPQPFDQSAYQVRFEWGVAGLRRLAPADVVVVVDVLRFSSTVTDAVASGRTVALADAEGWSRNGAAVAAAAGDSTVLLGSLRNASAVAKTVLELQTRRQQRTSVAVIAAGEMTDAGDLRFAVEDQLGAGTIIAALSDLGADHTSPEAAAVCESARGLRRAMRHLLTASGSGKELADGVAATARISAAGLVPTETAAAAEVDATDVVPVLSDGAFVAFS from the coding sequence ATGCCGCAGCCGTTCGATCAGTCCGCGTACCAGGTCCGCTTCGAGTGGGGTGTCGCCGGCCTCCGCCGGCTCGCACCGGCCGATGTGGTCGTCGTGGTGGACGTGCTGCGCTTCTCGTCGACCGTGACGGATGCCGTGGCCTCCGGCCGCACGGTCGCACTGGCGGACGCCGAAGGCTGGTCACGCAACGGCGCGGCAGTGGCCGCGGCGGCAGGCGATTCGACGGTGCTCCTCGGATCGTTGCGCAACGCCTCGGCGGTGGCGAAGACCGTCCTCGAACTCCAGACCCGCAGGCAGCAGCGCACCTCGGTCGCCGTGATCGCGGCGGGCGAGATGACGGATGCCGGAGACCTCCGCTTCGCCGTCGAGGATCAGCTCGGCGCGGGCACGATCATCGCGGCGCTCAGTGACCTGGGCGCCGACCACACCTCCCCTGAGGCGGCGGCCGTCTGCGAATCGGCGCGCGGGCTGCGGCGGGCGATGCGGCATCTGCTCACAGCATCCGGATCAGGCAAGGAACTCGCCGACGGCGTCGCCGCGACCGCACGCATCAGCGCGGCGGGTCTCGTACCGACCGAGACCGCGGCCGCTGCCGAGGTCGACGCGACGGATGTCGTACCCGTGCTCAGCGACGGGGCCTTCGTCGCGTTCTCCTGA
- a CDS encoding SprT-like domain-containing protein, whose product MAELDRVRIWGEALIRLHLDDSWSFGFDHAKRRAGQCDFRAKRITVSRYLAARFDDDEIHQVLLHEVAHALAGHRAAHGAKWKIIARDLGYVGGTTHHGETAEELAPWIGTCPAGHVTYRHRRPSRSTSCVKCSRTFDPRFEFSWTRREITADVRLAAQMPREQ is encoded by the coding sequence ATGGCGGAACTTGACCGTGTGCGCATCTGGGGCGAGGCGTTGATCCGGTTGCATCTCGACGACTCCTGGTCGTTCGGCTTCGACCACGCGAAGCGTCGCGCGGGGCAATGCGATTTCCGCGCGAAGCGGATCACAGTGTCGCGCTATCTCGCGGCACGGTTCGACGACGATGAGATCCATCAGGTGCTGCTTCACGAGGTCGCGCATGCTCTGGCCGGGCACCGCGCCGCGCACGGAGCGAAATGGAAGATCATCGCCCGCGACCTCGGCTACGTCGGCGGAACGACCCACCACGGAGAGACAGCGGAAGAGCTCGCACCGTGGATCGGAACATGCCCCGCGGGTCACGTGACGTACCGGCACCGGCGTCCGAGCAGGTCCACCTCGTGCGTCAAGTGCTCGCGCACCTTCGACCCGCGCTTCGAGTTCTCCTGGACTCGTCGCGAGATCACCGCCGACGTGCGCCTCGCCGCCCAGATGCCGCGCGAGCAGTAG